The DNA region GTACATCTTTGCCGTAATACACCTGTGCCGCTGCGCCCACGCCATAAGCGCGCTGACCGAGATAGATGCGATTAACATAGAGTTCGAGAATTTCATCTTTGGTCAAGAGTTGCTCTATGTGAAGCGCAATAAATATTTCTTTGATTTTTCGAATAAATTTCTTGTCTCGGGTCAGGAAGAAGTTCCGTGCCACCTGCATGGTGATGGTACTGGCTCCCTGGCGTTTCTGGCCGGTTGTGATCATCACCAATGCCGCCCGTAGCACCCCGACCGGATCAACACCATTGTGTTCGTAAAACCGGGAATCTTCCGTAGCAATAAACGCCTGCAATAACGGTTTAGGTACATCGTTTAGCTGTAATGGGATCCGGCGCTTTTCGCCGAATTGTGAAATAAGTTTGCCATCACTGGAATATATCTTCAGTGGTGTTTGCAATTTTACGGTTTTTAGGGTGGCAACGTCAGGAAGATCTGGCAAAACGTAAAAATAAGCGCCAGCAATTGCGATGATTCCCAATAGCGCGAGACTAAAAACAGCAATGAGTATACGTTTTAACCACTTCACCGGATTATTCCATAACCTGTTGAGGGTTCAATAGTATATAAGGCGCAACGGCTGGGGTGAAGTGAATTGCAATTATTAAAAATAAACTGTGCAAAAATGTTAATAGAATATTATATAAAGATCACAACTAAACTATGATTGTGCTACGCTTTGGTTCAACAATAACAATAAGGCTCTGGGACAATGCTTTCTAATCTATGGAAGCGTCAAGCCCCTCAAATGGTCGGGATCGACATCGGCTCGCACGAGGTCAAGGCCGTTTTGCTGGGTAAGACTGCTGATGGTTATAGAATACAGGCTTACGCGGTGGTTCCCGTGAAAAAGGGCGCTGTTAGCGACCATGATATCAGGGACGCAGAAGCCGTTATTGAATCATTACGGCAACTCCGTCGCCAACTGCCAAAATCCAGTAAATTTGCGGCGGTGGCCGTTTCCGGGTCAGCGGTGATGACCAAAGTGATATACATGGATGCGGCACTGACAGAAGCCGAAATGGAAGCCCAGATCGAGATTGAAGCCGACAATCTTATCCCTTATTCCCTTGATGAAGTCTCCATCGATTTCGAAACATTAAATGTTAACAAAGCTGACCCATCCAAAGTGGATGTGTTGCTGAGTGCCTGCCGTACTGAAAATATCGATTCCCGGGTAGATGTGCTAGATGCGGTAGATCTAGAAGCTAAAGTAGTTGATGTTGAAGGCTACGCGCTGGGGCGGGCTTATGAACTTATTGCTGGTCAATTACCGGCAGATATCGCTAAAGGCGTAGTGGTGCTGGTGGATATTGGTGCCAATATGACCACGTTTGCGGTGGTGGAGCACGGAGAAACTACCTTTATCCGCGAACAGGCTTTTGGCGGTGAAATCTTTACTCAATCAATCCTTTCTTTTTATGGCATGCCATATGAACAAGCGGAGAAAGCCAAAGTAGAAGGCGATCTACCGCGCAACTATATGTTTGAAGTGCTTTCTCCATTCCAGAATCAGTTGCTACAGCAGATCAAGCGCACATTGCAGATCTACTGCACTTCTAGCGGTAAAGATAAAGTTGACCAACTGGTGTTGTGTGGCGGCACTTCCAAGCTACAGGGCATGGCTAATCTGTTAACCAATGAACTGGGCGTGCCAACGCTCATTGCTGACCCTTTCAAAGGTGCGTTGCGGGCAGATGACAGTGTGCAGAAACAACTACAGCCCAATATCAGCAAATATATGATTGCTTGCGGTCTCGCATTAAGGAGTTATGGGCAATGGCGAACATAAACCTGCTGCCCTGGCGTGATGAAGCGAGGGAAAAACAGAAGCGAGATTATATTGGCATTTTGGCCGCGGTCTTTATTGGGGCCGCCATATTGGTGTATCTGGCATTACAGTTTATTGGCCTGATGACGGATGATCAGCGTGGACGTAATGCTTACCTGCAACATGAAATTCAGCAGCTCGATAAGCAGATTGCTGAGATCAATAAGATTAAACAACGTAAAACCGATATTGAAAAACGTACCGAGATCATCCTGGATTTGCAGCAATCGCGTAACCTGCCAACGCATATTTTGGATGAACTCGTGCGGGTCATTCCTCCTGGTATATATCTGTCCAGTGTTGAGAAAAAGGCAGCATTATCTGGATTGAAGGCCGCAGTGAATCCAATAACAATGTGGCCAACATGATGCGCAAGATAAAAGCGTCAGAATGGCTGCAAGATCCAACCATGCAATCTATCGTCTCTCAAAAAGATGATATTAGAGCGTTACAACGATTTAGCCTCAAAGTCACCATTAAAGGTGAAACGCCAGCAACTACAACCCAGACGGCTAGTGGGAGAACGGCTAAATGAAATTTGATTTCAGTCAGTTCAATGACCTAGACATGGAAAATATCGGTGGCTGGCCGGCACAGGTAAAGGCGGTTTTTGCCGTTATCTTAGCCATTCTGGTATTTGTTGCCGGTTATTTCCTGTTTGTTTCGGATGCCATCGACGCCTACAAGGTTGAACAGGGTAAAGAGCAACAGCTCCGTGAAGACTTTCGTGCTAAGTACCAGTTAGCCGCTAACCTTGAACTATATCGGGAACAGTTAAAACAGATGGAAGCTCAGTTTGCTGAGCTGCTGAAGATGCTGCCTTCGCAAAATGAGATGCCGGGGTTGTTGGATGACCTGACCTTTGTCGCCACCGACTCAGGACTACGGATCAGTAGCATCGACTGGGATGCTGAGATTCAGCGCGATTTTTACATCGAATATCCCATCCGCATGGCCGTGACCGGTGACTATCACCAGATGGGGCACATGGTCAGCGGTGTTGCCAAGTTGCCTCGCATTGTCAGTCTGCATGATTTTGTGATCAAGCGTGAGACTGACGGCAATCTGTCAATGGAAGTGCTTGCCAAGACTTATCGCTTTAAAGAAGGCGCTGAAGTGCCGGCAAATAATGCCAAGGCTAAGGGGAAGAGCAAATGAGATGGATATTGCCCCTGATGCTAACAATGCTACTGGCCGGCTGTATTGGTGACCGTGCCGATCTACAACAGTTTGTTGCTAGCGTGAAACAAAATCATGTAGCTCGTATTCCTCCTTTGAAGGAACCACCTAAATTTGAGCATTTTCAGTATGATGCTGACTTGTTGCGGAGTCCTTTTGTGCCGCCATCTCGGGAGTTGACTGCCGAAGCGGTAGATACGACGAAAGACTGCCGTCATCCAGACCTCGATCGGCGCAAAGAGCGGCTGGAAACATACGCGCTGGATAACCTGAAAATGCGCGGCACGCTCAGTGACGGTGGCGTTATCTGGGCATTGATTGAAACGACTGACAGTAATGTCTATCGGCTTGGCGTTGGCAATTATCTGGGACTTTTCAGTGGTCACATTACCAAAATTACGCCTAGTCGTATTGAGCTTACAGAATTGATTCCGGACGGCTCCGGTTGTTGGACCGAACGCAGCAGCAGTCTGGATTTGACCGGCGAATAATAAGCAAAGGAAGAGAAATAATGAGATTTTCTTTGGTGCAAAAAATCCATGAAACGGCAGGCAACTGGTGGCAAGTTGCATTGGGCTGCGTGTTGATGGTGAGTCTTGTTCCTTGTGCTTTGGCTGCGAACAAACTTGTCGATGTGAAATATCACACCATCATAGATCATCAATTGGAACTAGAGCTGGTATTTGATGGCCCGGTCTCTGAACCGGAAATCAAACTCAGCGCCGATCCTGCTGCTATCAAACTTAATTTCCATGACGCAGTATCATCACTGCAACAAGCGGTAATTCCCATCAAGCAGGTTGGGGTTGAGCAATTGGCCACTGAGCAACAACCTGAGCTGCTACAGGTTGCGTTGCAACTTGATAAGATCCGCCCCTATCAGGGGAAAGTCATCGGCAGTACTTATCGGCTGACCATTAATGATGAAACCATGACTGCA from Shewanella dokdonensis includes:
- a CDS encoding pilus assembly protein PilM; the protein is MLSNLWKRQAPQMVGIDIGSHEVKAVLLGKTADGYRIQAYAVVPVKKGAVSDHDIRDAEAVIESLRQLRRQLPKSSKFAAVAVSGSAVMTKVIYMDAALTEAEMEAQIEIEADNLIPYSLDEVSIDFETLNVNKADPSKVDVLLSACRTENIDSRVDVLDAVDLEAKVVDVEGYALGRAYELIAGQLPADIAKGVVVLVDIGANMTTFAVVEHGETTFIREQAFGGEIFTQSILSFYGMPYEQAEKAKVEGDLPRNYMFEVLSPFQNQLLQQIKRTLQIYCTSSGKDKVDQLVLCGGTSKLQGMANLLTNELGVPTLIADPFKGALRADDSVQKQLQPNISKYMIACGLALRSYGQWRT
- a CDS encoding type 4a pilus biogenesis protein PilO; the protein is MKFDFSQFNDLDMENIGGWPAQVKAVFAVILAILVFVAGYFLFVSDAIDAYKVEQGKEQQLREDFRAKYQLAANLELYREQLKQMEAQFAELLKMLPSQNEMPGLLDDLTFVATDSGLRISSIDWDAEIQRDFYIEYPIRMAVTGDYHQMGHMVSGVAKLPRIVSLHDFVIKRETDGNLSMEVLAKTYRFKEGAEVPANNAKAKGKSK
- a CDS encoding pilus assembly protein PilP; translation: MRWILPLMLTMLLAGCIGDRADLQQFVASVKQNHVARIPPLKEPPKFEHFQYDADLLRSPFVPPSRELTAEAVDTTKDCRHPDLDRRKERLETYALDNLKMRGTLSDGGVIWALIETTDSNVYRLGVGNYLGLFSGHITKITPSRIELTELIPDGSGCWTERSSSLDLTGE